The following proteins come from a genomic window of Flavobacteriaceae bacterium MAR_2010_188:
- a CDS encoding chorismate synthase has product MAGNTFGKLFKLTTYGESHGPAIGGILDGCPAGLELDFDAIQHELNRRRPGQSEIVTQRKEPDVVEFHSGIFEGKTTGTPIGFVINNTDQKSKDYSHIKDVYRPSHADYTYQQKYGNRDYRGGGRSSARETTCRVVAGAIAKQFLSGIEIYAYTSSVGDISIDKDYTKLDFSKTENNPVRCPDESIAQRMIDRIKEIRKEGDTIGGTVGCVIKNVPVGLGEPVFDKLHAELGKAMLSINAVKGFEYGSGFEGTKMKGSEHNDQFNENGTTKTNRSGGVQGGISNGMDIYFNVAFKPVATIIQKQETLDSKGNMVEMQGKGRHDPCVVPRAVPIVEAMAALVIADYLLLDKITKL; this is encoded by the coding sequence ATGGCTGGCAATACCTTCGGAAAACTTTTCAAATTAACGACTTACGGCGAATCTCATGGTCCTGCTATCGGCGGAATCCTCGATGGATGTCCTGCTGGGCTAGAACTAGATTTTGATGCGATTCAACATGAATTAAATCGTCGTCGTCCTGGGCAGTCCGAAATCGTTACCCAGCGTAAGGAACCAGACGTTGTTGAGTTTCATTCTGGGATATTCGAAGGTAAAACTACCGGCACACCAATTGGATTTGTGATTAACAACACCGATCAAAAATCCAAGGATTATTCGCATATCAAGGATGTTTATCGTCCAAGTCATGCCGATTATACCTACCAACAGAAATACGGAAATCGCGATTATCGCGGTGGCGGAAGGAGTTCTGCTCGCGAAACGACCTGCCGCGTGGTTGCGGGAGCGATTGCTAAACAATTTTTAAGCGGAATCGAAATTTACGCTTATACGTCCTCCGTCGGCGATATTTCTATCGATAAGGATTATACCAAGCTCGACTTTTCTAAAACTGAAAATAACCCAGTGCGTTGTCCAGATGAATCGATTGCCCAACGGATGATTGACAGAATCAAGGAAATCCGTAAGGAAGGCGATACCATTGGAGGAACGGTGGGCTGCGTCATCAAAAATGTTCCGGTTGGTCTGGGAGAACCTGTATTTGATAAACTTCATGCCGAATTAGGCAAAGCGATGCTTTCTATAAATGCGGTAAAAGGTTTTGAATACGGCAGCGGTTTCGAAGGCACCAAGATGAAGGGGAGCGAACACAACGACCAATTTAATGAGAACGGAACCACCAAAACCAATCGTTCCGGTGGGGTACAAGGAGGCATCAGCAATGGTATGGATATCTACTTTAATGTTGCCTTTAAACCGGTCGCAACAATTATCCAAAAACAAGAGACTTTAGATTCTAAAGGTAATATGGTCGAAATGCAAGGTAAAGGAAGACACGACCCTTGTGTTGTCCCAAGAGCAGTACCAATCGTAGAGGCGATGGCGGCTTTGGTGATAGCTGATTATTTATTGTTGGATAAGATTACTAAATTATAG
- a CDS encoding Uncharacterized membrane protein, with protein sequence MKKKLLIQYNRLREQLWFRPLLFCLFSVAGALVANQADGLGLNDYIPNIDKESIVGLLNTISASMLVISIFAVASMLSAFSSASSTATPRSFKIVVTDDVSQNALSVFIGAFIFSIVATIAVNNGYYEKAGRFILFLFTILLFAVVILTFLRWVDRISRLGRLEHTINQVEQVVANSLSAYIQYPYLKALPLKDKLVDGQAVCANSIGYVQHIDLESLQLLAKKNEMKIQLNCIPGKFVHKNFAIAQFSPRQKLDVAEIQETINKSIVVGNARLFDEDPRFGLIALTEIASRALSPGINDPGTAIQIIGSHERLFFLWNNAIENNKEQGDIYDRVEVPDISMEDFFDDAFRPISRDGANNIEVMLRLQKALTSIATINNSDIKKAAISYSEKAYNRAELALEFKDDLDTLKSHCLFN encoded by the coding sequence ATGAAGAAAAAATTACTAATTCAATATAATAGACTTCGCGAACAGCTATGGTTTAGACCTTTGCTATTTTGTTTATTTTCAGTTGCTGGTGCATTAGTTGCAAATCAGGCAGACGGCTTGGGACTTAATGATTATATTCCTAATATAGACAAAGAATCAATTGTGGGCCTCTTAAATACGATATCTGCCAGTATGTTGGTTATCTCCATATTTGCAGTTGCATCTATGCTTTCGGCATTCTCGTCGGCAAGTAGCACCGCAACCCCAAGGTCTTTCAAAATTGTAGTTACAGATGATGTTTCACAGAATGCACTGTCTGTGTTTATTGGAGCCTTCATATTCAGTATCGTTGCTACAATAGCGGTAAATAATGGGTATTATGAAAAGGCAGGTAGGTTTATCCTGTTTTTGTTCACAATATTATTATTTGCAGTTGTTATACTCACCTTTTTGAGATGGGTAGACAGAATCTCAAGATTAGGACGTTTAGAGCATACTATAAATCAGGTGGAACAAGTTGTCGCCAATTCATTATCTGCATATATCCAATATCCATACTTAAAAGCCCTTCCTTTAAAAGATAAATTAGTTGATGGACAAGCGGTGTGCGCAAATTCTATTGGATACGTGCAACATATTGATTTAGAGTCCTTACAACTATTGGCTAAAAAAAATGAGATGAAAATTCAACTTAATTGTATTCCGGGCAAGTTCGTCCATAAGAATTTTGCCATTGCACAGTTTAGCCCACGCCAAAAGTTAGATGTTGCTGAGATACAAGAAACCATCAATAAGTCTATTGTTGTTGGTAATGCTAGATTATTTGATGAAGACCCTAGATTTGGATTAATCGCATTGACCGAAATTGCCAGTAGAGCTTTATCGCCAGGTATTAATGACCCCGGGACCGCCATTCAAATTATTGGCAGCCACGAAAGACTGTTTTTTTTATGGAATAACGCTATAGAAAACAATAAGGAACAAGGAGACATTTACGATCGTGTTGAAGTACCCGACATATCAATGGAAGATTTCTTTGACGACGCCTTCAGACCAATCTCAAGAGATGGCGCCAATAATATTGAAGTGATGTTGCGATTGCAGAAGGCTCTTACATCAATCGCCACCATAAATAATTCAGATATAAAAAAAGCTGCTATTAGCTATTCAGAGAAGGCATATAACCGTGCTGAACTGGCGTTGGAATTTAAGGACGATTTGGATACTCTGAAATCACATTGTCTATTTAATTAA
- a CDS encoding FAD/FMN-containing dehydrogenase, whose protein sequence is MTVTERTLMNNDINKKLQQLSQDIDGELYHDQLMKSIYATDGSVYRILPLAVCLPKNENDIKKLITFASQNKTSLIPRAAGTSLAGQCVGEGIVVDVSKYFTKILNVNEKERTVTVQPGVVRDQLNNFLKPFGLFFGPNTSTSNRCMIGGMVGNNSSGTTSIKYGVTRDKVISMTTLLSDSSKVVFKILNVEEYTKKLKLKNLEGEVYRRTDFLLKDENVQQRITDNFPKAEIHRRNTGYAIDELIKSKQLNDSDENFNFCKLLSGSEGTLAFTTQITLQLDVLPPEFSIMIAAHFNSISDCLKSVKPVMEHDLYTCEMMDKTILDCTKKNKEQQDNRQFVVGDPIAILMCEVRAETKELVLKQSESLIKELENVGLSYANVSLVGNEINKAVELRKAGLGLLGNIVGDKKGVACIEDTAVSINDLAEYIDEFSELMKTHNQDAIYYAHAGAGELHLRPILNLKKTQDVGLFSIITKDVAKLVKKYRGSMSGEHGDGIVRSGFIKEMIGVENYAILEEIKTVFDAQNIFNPGKIVSPLPMTENLRYKPGREEPKIETILDFSDSLGILREAEKCNGSGDCRKLPEFGGTMCPSYRATLNEKDTTRARANALREFLTNSDKANKFNHHELKEVFELCLSCKACATECPSSVDAASLKAEFQYQYNKENKPSLRTKLFAHNNYLNGKASSFSGLANLFYTNKFTSKLIKNIAGIAPKRTIPIISSKSLFKRFKEIDNQLNKEFKIKSVYLFNDEFTNHLDTQIGVDAISLLRALNYEVRLIANFESGRSLISKGFLEEAKVLANKNIDLFRNLVTSDSPLIGIEPSAILTFTDEYIRLADDKDAAIALSKNVFLIEEFIQAEIKLGNIIPESFSTEEKTIKFHGHCHQKALRNQQSSFDILNLPIHYNVTIIPSGCCGMAGSFGYEKEHYDISMAIGNQTLFPAINTSSDDVLIAANGTSCRHQIKDGTGKEAKHPISILYEALV, encoded by the coding sequence ATGACAGTTACTGAAAGAACATTAATGAACAACGATATAAACAAAAAGCTCCAACAACTTTCCCAAGATATTGATGGCGAATTATATCACGACCAATTGATGAAGTCCATTTACGCTACCGACGGTTCAGTCTATAGAATTTTACCATTAGCAGTTTGTCTTCCCAAGAACGAAAACGATATTAAGAAACTTATCACTTTTGCAAGTCAAAATAAAACCTCCTTAATCCCAAGAGCGGCTGGAACCTCATTAGCGGGACAATGTGTGGGTGAAGGAATTGTAGTGGATGTTTCAAAATATTTTACAAAAATTCTAAATGTTAATGAAAAGGAGAGGACTGTTACGGTGCAACCGGGCGTGGTCAGAGATCAGCTGAATAATTTCCTAAAACCCTTCGGACTTTTTTTTGGTCCTAATACATCTACTTCTAATCGATGTATGATCGGTGGAATGGTAGGCAATAATTCATCTGGAACAACTTCTATTAAATATGGAGTTACGAGAGATAAGGTTATATCTATGACCACATTGCTGAGTGATAGTAGTAAGGTGGTATTCAAAATTCTTAATGTCGAAGAATATACAAAAAAACTAAAATTAAAGAATCTTGAAGGGGAAGTCTACCGCCGCACGGATTTTCTTTTAAAAGATGAAAATGTGCAACAAAGAATAACAGATAATTTTCCCAAAGCAGAGATCCACCGTAGAAATACTGGTTACGCCATCGATGAATTGATTAAATCCAAACAATTAAATGATTCTGATGAAAATTTTAATTTTTGTAAACTTTTGTCCGGTAGTGAAGGAACTTTAGCTTTTACAACGCAAATCACTTTGCAGCTCGACGTCCTTCCTCCAGAGTTTAGTATTATGATTGCCGCTCATTTTAATTCCATTTCAGATTGTCTTAAATCCGTAAAGCCGGTCATGGAGCATGATTTATATACCTGTGAAATGATGGATAAGACCATTTTAGATTGTACCAAGAAAAATAAGGAACAACAGGACAATCGACAATTTGTAGTGGGTGACCCAATTGCCATTTTAATGTGCGAAGTAAGGGCAGAAACTAAGGAATTGGTTTTGAAGCAATCCGAATCCCTTATTAAGGAATTAGAAAATGTTGGTCTTAGTTACGCTAACGTATCCTTAGTGGGGAATGAAATCAATAAAGCAGTCGAACTAAGAAAAGCCGGTTTAGGCCTGTTGGGAAACATTGTCGGCGATAAAAAAGGTGTGGCCTGCATAGAAGATACCGCGGTTTCTATAAATGATTTGGCAGAATACATTGACGAATTTTCCGAATTGATGAAAACTCATAACCAAGATGCGATTTATTACGCTCATGCTGGAGCTGGTGAATTACATCTAAGGCCAATTCTAAATCTCAAAAAAACTCAAGATGTAGGGCTCTTTTCTATTATTACTAAGGATGTAGCAAAACTTGTAAAGAAGTATCGAGGCTCGATGAGCGGTGAACACGGTGATGGCATAGTGCGCTCTGGCTTTATAAAAGAAATGATTGGTGTAGAGAACTATGCAATTTTAGAAGAAATAAAGACTGTCTTTGATGCCCAAAATATCTTCAATCCCGGTAAGATAGTTTCACCCTTGCCGATGACTGAAAATTTGAGGTACAAACCAGGACGAGAAGAACCAAAGATTGAAACAATTTTAGATTTTTCTGATTCTCTAGGAATTTTACGAGAAGCCGAAAAATGTAATGGATCGGGAGATTGTAGGAAATTACCGGAATTTGGCGGAACCATGTGTCCGAGTTATAGGGCGACGCTAAATGAAAAGGATACTACCCGAGCTAGGGCAAATGCTTTAAGGGAATTTTTGACCAATTCGGATAAAGCTAATAAGTTTAATCATCACGAATTAAAGGAAGTATTTGAGCTGTGTTTAAGTTGCAAAGCATGCGCTACTGAATGTCCGAGCAGTGTGGATGCGGCAAGCCTGAAAGCCGAATTTCAATATCAATATAATAAAGAGAATAAACCGTCATTAAGGACTAAACTCTTTGCCCATAATAATTATTTGAACGGAAAAGCAAGCAGTTTTTCAGGGTTGGCAAATCTGTTTTATACCAACAAATTTACTTCAAAATTGATTAAAAATATTGCCGGAATTGCACCCAAACGTACAATTCCTATAATTTCTAGTAAAAGTTTATTTAAAAGGTTTAAAGAAATTGATAATCAATTAAATAAAGAATTTAAAATAAAATCAGTTTATCTATTTAATGATGAATTTACCAATCATCTAGATACCCAAATTGGAGTTGATGCGATTTCATTATTAAGAGCCTTAAACTACGAAGTTAGGCTCATTGCCAACTTCGAATCTGGCCGCTCCTTAATATCAAAAGGTTTTCTGGAAGAAGCCAAAGTTCTGGCGAATAAAAATATTGACCTATTCAGAAATCTAGTGACTTCCGATTCACCTTTAATTGGGATTGAACCTTCCGCTATTCTGACCTTTACGGATGAATATATTCGATTGGCAGATGATAAGGATGCCGCAATCGCCCTATCCAAAAATGTTTTTTTGATTGAAGAATTCATTCAAGCTGAAATTAAATTAGGTAACATAATACCAGAATCATTTTCTACTGAAGAAAAAACCATAAAATTCCACGGTCACTGCCATCAGAAGGCGTTAAGAAATCAACAAAGCAGTTTTGATATTCTTAATCTTCCAATCCATTATAATGTTACCATAATCCCGAGCGGCTGTTGCGGAATGGCGGGAAGTTTTGGTTACGAAAAGGAACATTACGATATCAGTATGGCGATTGGGAATCAGACTCTTTTTCCGGCAATTAATACCTCTAGTGACGATGTGCTAATCGCCGCAAACGGAACCAGTTGTCGCCATCAAATTAAAGATGGTACTGGGAAGGAAGCAAAGCATCCGATTTCAATTTTATATGAAGCGCTTGTTTAA
- a CDS encoding TIGR03643 family protein: MTNEFTEREIDRIIEMAWEDRTPFDVIKIQFGLTQGEVEKLMRKELKHSSFKIWRNRISSGVGVKHLSKADPDMMRFKSSRQRIISNNKIPKR, from the coding sequence ATGACCAACGAATTTACCGAAAGAGAAATTGACCGAATTATTGAGATGGCTTGGGAAGATAGAACCCCATTTGATGTCATTAAAATTCAATTTGGGCTTACTCAGGGCGAAGTAGAAAAACTGATGCGGAAGGAATTAAAACATTCTAGTTTTAAAATATGGCGCAACAGAATTTCATCTGGCGTTGGTGTAAAACATCTATCTAAAGCAGACCCCGATATGATGAGATTCAAATCTTCAAGACAGAGAATCATCAGTAATAATAAAATCCCTAAAAGATAA
- a CDS encoding Predicted PurR-regulated permease PerM — protein sequence MNAITIAKGILIAAGIMLGIALLVYFIFELTSVVVYILIASVLSLIGRPFVIFLRRRLKINKLLAVVITIILMLGVILGIFGLFVPLIVDQGISVTSLDVNQLEERILIRYNNLLDFLHLENLHVDRSFFNFDHLGEIAYGYVPGLITGVVSWVATFSIGLFSVLFICFFFLKDSGTLQSTFLTLFPDVVVPRIRRSINSAKNLLSRYFIGLIIQLGILFTIYTIVLLVVGIKNAVVIAFLCAIINIIPYLGPLISGFLMLALTITSNIGYDFSDIILPKTIYVMAGFGFGQLVDNIFSQPYIYSKSVKSHPLEIFLIIIIAGVLFGIVGMVIAVPLYTTMKVILKEFFYNYKLVKKLTRGL from the coding sequence ATGAATGCAATCACTATAGCTAAGGGCATTTTAATAGCAGCTGGTATTATGCTGGGAATTGCACTTTTAGTATATTTTATCTTTGAATTAACCTCTGTCGTAGTTTATATATTAATTGCTTCTGTCCTTTCTTTAATTGGCCGCCCTTTTGTAATATTTCTTAGGCGCAGACTAAAGATTAATAAGCTATTAGCAGTAGTTATAACTATAATTCTCATGTTAGGTGTAATCTTGGGGATTTTTGGACTGTTTGTGCCATTAATAGTTGATCAAGGAATAAGTGTCACATCATTGGATGTAAATCAATTAGAGGAGAGAATACTTATTAGATACAACAATCTACTTGATTTCCTTCATTTAGAAAATTTACATGTTGATAGATCATTTTTTAATTTTGATCATTTAGGTGAAATTGCATATGGTTATGTGCCAGGGCTTATTACTGGAGTGGTAAGTTGGGTAGCTACATTCAGTATCGGACTATTTTCTGTACTCTTTATCTGTTTTTTCTTTCTTAAGGATAGCGGAACATTACAATCAACTTTCCTGACCCTATTTCCTGATGTAGTGGTCCCAAGAATACGTCGTTCTATAAATTCTGCTAAAAATCTTCTTTCCAGATATTTTATAGGGTTAATAATCCAATTAGGCATTTTATTCACTATTTATACCATTGTCCTATTAGTAGTGGGAATAAAAAATGCAGTTGTCATTGCTTTTCTATGCGCCATTATTAATATTATACCTTATTTAGGACCACTAATAAGTGGGTTTTTAATGTTGGCATTAACGATTACCAGTAATATTGGATATGATTTTAGCGATATCATATTGCCTAAAACCATTTACGTCATGGCAGGATTCGGCTTCGGGCAATTAGTTGACAACATTTTTAGTCAGCCCTATATATATTCAAAAAGTGTAAAATCCCATCCTTTAGAGATTTTTCTCATTATAATAATTGCAGGTGTATTATTTGGAATCGTAGGTATGGTAATAGCCGTACCGCTTTACACTACTATGAAGGTTATCTTAAAAGAATTTTTCTATAATTATAAATTAGTAAAAAAACTCACCAGAGGTTTATAG
- a CDS encoding Adenylate cyclase, class 3: MEIISLPFDDLKKEKARLAALHEQNILDTENEEEFDRIVKVASFICGTPISLISLVDTDRQWFKSRIGLELKETPRSVSFCSHAIQQDGIMEIEDATKDKRFKDNPLVKGDPNIKFYAGTPLITQAGFKLGTLCVIDRVPKILSQEQKDCLKTLSMQIMNQLELKQQKKQLHQLNSTLLTELEQKLELQNKVLHLFVKFVPESIVAKHLNANTDDYDDAEAKNLTVLFCDIRGYTSIVEKLKPQQAVAILKSYYAVLSDVISTYSGMVNQYVGDEIFATFGDPFSIPGYEKDAVFCALEMIDRLNLINEECKGITDIPIKVGIGIHSGEVITGTLGSKNKIEYSITGDSVNTGKRIETLTQGFPNTILISRPIYDKVKDLVEVKAWPSVEVKGKSELLEVFQVLRKKELM; encoded by the coding sequence ATGGAAATAATTTCTCTACCTTTTGACGATTTGAAAAAAGAAAAAGCGCGTCTTGCCGCTTTGCACGAGCAGAATATTCTCGATACTGAAAATGAAGAAGAATTTGACCGAATCGTTAAGGTTGCATCCTTCATTTGTGGGACCCCTATTTCATTAATCAGTTTGGTAGATACAGATCGTCAGTGGTTTAAATCAAGGATCGGTTTGGAACTTAAGGAAACACCAAGGAGTGTTTCGTTTTGTTCACATGCCATCCAACAGGACGGGATTATGGAAATTGAAGATGCTACAAAAGATAAAAGATTTAAGGACAATCCATTAGTAAAGGGCGACCCCAATATAAAGTTTTATGCAGGAACCCCATTAATCACTCAAGCAGGTTTTAAATTAGGAACCTTGTGTGTTATAGATAGGGTTCCAAAAATATTATCCCAAGAGCAAAAGGATTGTTTAAAAACTTTATCGATGCAAATCATGAATCAACTTGAACTGAAACAGCAAAAAAAGCAGTTGCATCAACTCAATAGTACCTTACTTACGGAGCTGGAACAAAAACTAGAGCTTCAAAACAAAGTGCTACATCTTTTTGTAAAATTTGTACCAGAATCGATTGTGGCAAAGCATCTAAATGCAAATACTGACGATTATGATGATGCAGAAGCTAAGAATCTTACTGTATTATTTTGTGATATACGAGGCTACACCAGTATCGTGGAGAAATTAAAACCGCAACAGGCCGTTGCCATTCTTAAATCTTATTATGCTGTTTTATCCGATGTTATTAGTACTTATAGTGGAATGGTAAATCAATATGTAGGCGATGAGATATTTGCGACTTTTGGAGATCCTTTCTCAATTCCGGGCTACGAGAAAGACGCTGTTTTTTGTGCGTTAGAAATGATCGATAGATTAAACCTGATAAATGAAGAGTGCAAGGGTATCACCGATATTCCTATCAAAGTTGGTATAGGTATTCATTCGGGAGAAGTTATTACTGGCACATTAGGGTCTAAAAATAAGATAGAATATTCCATTACCGGAGATTCAGTAAACACGGGCAAACGTATTGAGACATTAACACAAGGATTTCCTAACACCATATTAATTAGTCGACCGATCTATGACAAGGTGAAAGATTTAGTGGAAGTAAAAGCTTGGCCTTCTGTAGAAGTTAAAGGAAAATCTGAATTATTGGAAGTGTTTCAAGTGTTAAGAAAAAAAGAGCTTATGTAA
- a CDS encoding N-acetyl-alpha-D-glucosaminyl L-malate synthase BshA — translation MRIGIVCYPTFGGSGVVATELGLELSKRGHQIHFITYKQPVRLELLSHNVHYHEVNVPEYPLFHYQPYELALSSKLVDMVKLHKIEILHVHYAIPHAYAAYMAQKMLLEDGINIPFVTTLHGTDITLVGSHPFYKPAVTFSINNSNAVTSVSQSLKDDTLRLFNIKKEIEVIPNFIDLKRYTHDFTDCQRDMMATEKERIVTHISNFRKVKQIPQVIEIFNRIQKEIPAKLMMVGEGPEREPAEKLCERLGIADKVVFFGNSNEIDKILCFSDLFLLPSISESFGLAALEAMASGVPVVSSNAGGIPEVNKEGVSGYLNDPSDVDGMANNATRILGDSANLAKFKKNAKLEAKKFDIYNIVPMYESIYERTLKKKLSIA, via the coding sequence ATGAGAATAGGTATTGTATGTTATCCAACATTTGGAGGAAGTGGCGTAGTTGCGACAGAATTGGGATTAGAACTGTCTAAAAGAGGACATCAAATTCATTTCATAACCTATAAGCAACCAGTAAGGCTAGAGTTATTAAGTCATAATGTGCATTACCACGAGGTGAATGTTCCGGAATATCCACTTTTTCATTATCAACCTTATGAATTAGCCCTTTCTAGCAAATTGGTAGATATGGTGAAGCTTCATAAAATTGAAATCTTACACGTACACTATGCCATCCCACACGCTTATGCCGCTTATATGGCGCAGAAAATGCTATTGGAAGATGGTATTAATATCCCTTTCGTTACAACCTTGCACGGTACCGATATTACTCTAGTAGGAAGTCATCCGTTTTACAAACCGGCCGTGACTTTCAGCATTAACAATTCTAATGCGGTAACCTCGGTTTCTCAGAGTTTGAAGGACGATACTTTACGTTTGTTCAATATTAAAAAGGAAATTGAAGTGATTCCAAACTTCATTGATTTAAAGCGTTACACTCATGATTTTACGGATTGCCAGAGAGATATGATGGCTACGGAAAAGGAACGTATTGTTACTCACATCAGTAATTTTAGGAAAGTAAAACAGATACCTCAAGTAATAGAAATTTTCAACCGTATTCAAAAGGAAATCCCCGCGAAATTGATGATGGTGGGCGAAGGTCCGGAACGGGAACCCGCAGAGAAATTATGTGAAAGGTTGGGTATTGCAGATAAGGTTGTTTTCTTCGGCAACAGTAATGAAATAGATAAAATCCTTTGTTTTAGTGATCTTTTCTTGCTTCCATCGATATCCGAAAGTTTTGGTTTGGCGGCGCTAGAAGCGATGGCGTCTGGAGTCCCGGTTGTCTCGAGTAACGCTGGTGGTATTCCGGAAGTTAATAAGGAAGGAGTATCGGGATATTTAAATGATCCAAGCGACGTAGACGGTATGGCAAATAATGCCACCAGGATTTTGGGTGATTCGGCTAACTTGGCAAAATTCAAGAAAAACGCTAAGCTAGAAGCGAAAAAATTTGATATCTACAATATCGTACCGATGTACGAATCTATTTATGAGCGCACCTTAAAGAAAAAATTGAGCATCGCATAA